From the genome of Pirellulaceae bacterium:
AGGACGCAAGCCACTCAGATTCTTACCGACATCCAAATAGCGCTGCAGGCGGGTGACTTGCGCCGCCTAGGTCAATTGACCGATCAGAATTTTGCGGGCCCGCTACAGCAGATAGTGCCATGGTGCTCCAACCATTTCACCGAACGCATGATCGAATTATCGCGTGCCAGATTCGGTAGTCGTTTTTGGGGTTTCTGGATGCTGGGAGGCATGGCCGGTGGCGGTATGGGATTCTTGTTTGATCCAACCTGCAAGACGCAAGCTAGTGGGTGGTTAGAACAAACTTTGTTGGACACGAAGCGCCAGTTAGAGCACTGCTTGCCCTTCGCTATGGATCCCGTAGTGTACGACTTTGCCATCAACGACCACGGCACCAGTGCACAGCTTACAGCGGCCAATCACCTGCCACGAGGCTACTATGAACTGATTGTGCCGGCGCTATTACGCCAAGACATCCAGTCACTCAGCCCTCTGCGTCGCGCCGAACTGGAAGAGGTTGGCCGATTGAGCCGCCAGCCGACGGGATTTGACAATGTCGATAGCGATTTCACCAAGCGACTGCTGGAGCGGATTTTACCAACCACAATTCACTGCGACATCGCGAGCGATTCGCTTGACCGCATGTTGGATGAAAACGGCTTCGATCCAATTCAGCACCAACAATTGCGTGAAGATTTGCTAAACGGGCGGCTTGGACTAGCCCAAAATCGGATGCCGGCAAGTACTACGATCGAGGACGTCTTGCCCGACGATGTCATCGATGTGCGACGGTTTAACGATTTATCATGGCGCGAGAAGGCGCGGCAAGCCATCGCCGAGGGTCAAGTGGCGGTGTTCACATTAGCGGCTGGAGTCGGCAGCCGCTGGACTCAAGGTGCTGGAGTAGTCAAAGCCCTGCATCCGTTTTGCAAATTCGGTGGACGCCATAGAACATTTTTGGACCTACATCTGGCTAAGAGTCGTCAAGTGGGACAACAATCGGGATGTTATCCAGCCCATATCGTCGCTACTGGCTATCTGACCGATGCACCCATTCGGCAGCACCTGGAGCAGTTGTCGTATTCTGGCGCCAAGATTGTGTCTCGCGGGCAGAGCGTGGGTCTGAGAATGATTCCGACCCTGCGTGACTTGCGCTATGCTTGGGAAGAGCTGCCTCAACAGCTGCTAGACGAACAGCAGGAGAAGGTCCGTCAAAGCGTGCGCGTCGCTCTACGGAGTTGGGCTGACACGGCGGGCCAGGCAGCCGACTACCGTGACAATCTGCCCAAACAGTGTCTACACCCGGTCGGGCATTGGTACGAAGTGCCCAATCTACTGCGCAACGGAGTACTCAGTCAACTTCTTAAGCAACAGCCACAGATTCGCACAATCTTGTTGCACAACGTCGATACACTGGGGGCCACAATTGACCCAGATGTCTTGGCGATCCACCTGCACGCCGGAGCCTGCTTGTCATTCGAGGTCATCGCGCGGCGCTTGGAGGATCGCGGTGGTGGGCTGGCTCGCGTTGACGGTCGTCCACGATTGGTTGAAGGATTGGCCATGCCCAACGAAGACTTAGAATTCGAATTATCGTACTATAATTCGATGACCACCTGGATCGACATCGATCGACTCTTAGAGCTGTTCGGCTTGTCGCGCGGAATGCTGGATCAAGCCGCGCTGGTTGACGAAGCCATTCGACAATTTGCTCGGCGCATGCCGACCTACATTACACTCAAAGACGTCAAGAAACGCTGGGGCAACGGTCAAGAAGATGTTTTTCCAGTAACGCAGTTCGAACGGCTGTGGGGCGATATGACTGCGTTGCCCGAGGTAAGTAGCCAGTTCATCGTGGTGCCACGAATCCGTGGTCAGCAACTCAAAGAGCCAGCTCAACTGGACGGCTGGCTCAGAGATGGTTCCGCAGCAGCTATCGAACAGTTATGCTGTTGGTAAGTCGGCGTGGAAACGCCCACAGACCGATGGAGTCAGACAGTAGGCTGCTCATCGAGCCAAGTTAGAAATACATTGACACCTTGGTAATAGGCGATGATGCCTGCCAGCACGGTCATCCAGATCAACAAGCTCCTGATGGAGAAGTGAAATGGTTCGACGGGCGCGGCCCGATCCCATAATTCATGGACCATGCGACAGCGGGCCAGCTCGACAGACACCACCATTGTCATGAGACACAACGAGGCGACAACATATCCGTACATCAATTGCCGGATAAACAGAAACGTCATCAACTGTAGAAACAACCAAGCCATGATCGTCCAGCAGTGCTGGAACCTCGCCCATGTATCCACCCAGCGCCGGTGCCAGGCTGCCTCACCGATCCATGCTGCGGACAGAATCAGCGGTAAGCCCCATGCCAGAATCGGCGGGATTGCGTCGCGCGGATGCTGAAACTCTGACGCAGTCCAAACTGTCATCAGCACCACTAGCAGTAGGCTAACGAGCGCTTGCAGGGCGAAGCCAGCAATCCAAAGTGCTCGACTGTGGGTTACGGCAACCAACAAGATCCCGCCGGCGACGAACCAGATGTTCGAGAACGATATCAGACTGGCAGCCGTAAGTCCCTGCTCTGCAAATAGTTCACTGGACACATGAAAGATTCCGATCGGCCGTCGGATTGAATCATTGCTGCCCACCGAAAGCGGCAACCACAGGCAAACCATCCAAAACCAAGCCGATATCTGAGTAGCCCAGACCGAGGTTAACCTCCATATCGAAACTGGCGTTTTAGTCTGCATGGCAGCGCCCGTTGAATATTGAAACCGGAGCAGGGCCGCTTGCGTGAACAAGCAATCTCGTCTGGATGCAGGGCAGGGAGTCGGCTAAGTATTTTCTACGTAGCTCGCTAAGCTATGTTCGCAGCTTTATCCTTTAATTCAAGCCAAAGCCGGTACGAACAGCCCATAATGACCCAGTTTCGGTCAGCACCTTAATAATATTGTCAGGGGTTGTCATTGGTGCTGACGACCCACATAATACCTGAACTATGGTCGCAGACTTACGTACCTTAGAACCCAGCTTTTATTTTTACCTGGAACGCATTCCGGGGCCGTGAAAGGTACATGGGCAACGCTAGCCGACATGAATCACAACCAACGCAGCCCCGGGGATCAATAGACTCCGGGGCTTTTTTGTTTCAAATCCAGTCAGTAGAACTTCAGAAATTAGGGAATAATCCGATGATCGTTGTCATGGAGCCGGGCGTTACAGAGCAACAAATTCAACACATGGCGGATCGTATTCAGCAACTGGGGCTCAAGGCCCACGTCATTCGCGGCACGGAGCGGACCGTGATCGCCGCCGTAGGCGATGAGCGAATTACCAATCCCGAGGCGCTGGAGACCGGTCCAGGCGTGGCGCAAGTGCTGCCCATTCTAGCGCCGTACAAAATGGCCAGCCGCGAATTGAAACCGCAACCGACCCAGGTTCAAGTCGGCAGCTTTCGGGCCGGCGCTGGCGTGATAGGCGTTATGGCTGGTCCATGCAGCGTGGAGAGTGAAGAGCAGTTGATGGCTTGCGCGCGGGCCGCCAAGTCGGCTGGGGCCACCGCGCTACGCGGCGGGGCGTTCAAGCCGCGTACCAGCCCGTACAGTTTCCAGGGCATGAAGGAAGACGGCCTCAAACTGCTGGCCACCGCCCGCCAAGAGACCGGTCTGGCGGTAGTCACCGAGGTGATGAGCACCGAATCGGTCGACCTAGTTGCGCGCTACGCCGACATTCTGCAGATAGGTGCCCGCAACATGCAGAACTATCGCTTGTTGGAAGCCGTTGGAAATACGGATCGCGCCATCCTGCTCAAACGTGGCCCCAGCGCTACCATGGAAGAGTTCTTGCTGGCTGCCGAATATATTTTGAACGAAGGCAACCAACAGGTCATGTTGTGCGAACGTGGTATCCGTACCTTCGAAACCCACACCCGTTTCACGTTGCCACTGGCTAGCGTGGCCTATCTGCATCGCAAGACGCACCTGCCGGTGATCATTGACCCTAGTCATGGGACAGGCCATTCTTATATGGTGGCCGATATGGCGGTGGCCGCCGTAGCTGCGGGAGCTGATGGACTGATGATCGAAATGCACCCTTGCCCCGAGAAAGCTCTATCGGACGGCTACCAATCGCTGGATTTTCAGCAGTTCACTGAGCTGATGCAACGCTGCCGGCGTGTCGCCGCAGCCGTAGACAAGACCATGTAGGACGTCTCGGCCTGCTTGTGAAGTAACTGAATGTACAGCAAGAACGACTGGAACCACCGGTTTTCCGGAGGCAGGCTACTTCATTGAATTCGAACAAGCCATGCTGTTCAAAAGACGACTGATGTTCGACTAACATTCATCCGAATGGGCAACAGTTTTTGTTACAGGCCTCGTAGCCAATCGGCTAGATCTCGCGGCCAAGGCATTTCGAACTTGAGCTGCTGTCCGGTAAACGGATGCATCAAGGCCAGTCGATCCGAGTGCAAGGCCTGTCGTGGAGCGCCGCTGTCATCGGTCAACTGCTGCCCGTTGATGTCGCGGATGTACAGCGGTTCGCCGCACAGTCGATGGCCGATCTCGGCTAGGTGGATTCGAATCTGATGCGTCCGTCCGGTCTCTAGTCGACAGCGAAACAGAGAGTACTTCCCGCCTGCTAGCGGCTTACATCCCAATACGTGCGTCACTGCAAGCTGCGCTGCCTCGCGCTGCTGATCGTCGGCCGACTCAGGCAAGCTGCCGCGCAGGCCGTCACCGCGATCGCGAATCAACAGCGAGCGAATGGTTTGAGCCGCTAAGCTCCCATGGCACACGCCAACGTAGTCTCGCTGGATCAGATGTTCTCGAAACATCGCAACCAGTTTTTGTTCGGCTGGTCGCGTGCGTGCAAACAGCATCAAGCCACTGGTGTGTCGGTCCAGTCGATGGACGGGAATCACTTGTAGCTCGGCGGGCAAACGATACGCCGGCTGGACAGGCGTTGCTCCGCTGCGCACCAGACGCTGCTTAGAGTGTCGCGTACCCCGATTTTGTCCTTTGGGCGGCAACGGTGGCCAGCGCATTCGCAGCGTGCGTGCGATTACCGGTGGCAATAGTTCTTCTAAGGTGGGTTGAAGCTGTCGACGACGTGTACCCAGCCCCCGCTCTTCAAAATGTCGGACGCTGGTAATGCCGGCAGGCTTCTGGACGACCAGCAAGTGCTGGTCTAAATGTACCAATCGAATGTCGTTGGTATCGACGGGCTTAGGCAGCGGACGGCTCCACAGTTTCACGACGTCACCAGGGCCGACACGCCGCGCCTGGTCCAGACACAAATTACCGTTGATTTCTACGCGGCGAGCCAATATCCAGCGGCGCACCTGTCCCCAACTGACCGCTCCAAGCGAATCTTTTAGGGCCGCCGCCAACGTCAGGCCACTTACACTGGGACCAAGATGATACACTGTAAAAGGCTGTCCATCTCCAGCGGATGCGGCTTGATTGTTCATAGTGAGCCCTATTATAGCTGGCGTCTACTCAATAATGAGGAAGTATCCGATGAATCACGCAACGATTTCGCGCGCGACTTGTACTCTACTGGTCGTCTGCCTGTGTGGTTGTGCAATTCTAGCGATGAGCGGTTGTCGTCAGGATAACCCTGGCTCATGGCCAGTTGAGCGTGTTACAGCCAAAGTTGCCGAAAGCCTCGGGTTATCCGACTTGAACCTGCAAAACACCGAGCGCGGATTGGAGGGAACCGGCAAGCGAGCCGATGGTGAATTGCTCAAGCTGACCGTGACTCAACATCCCGACGAACACGCAATACGCTGGGAAGCTACAGGCGACCGCGGCTTTGTTGAAGAAGGTTCCTACCAACTTAAATAAGCCAGTCACTTTGCTGATCTTTGTCGCTTGAGCAGCGTTAGCGCAGCACAAGCTACTAGCACCGCACAGGCCCATGACAGCGGATAGCCGACTGACTGAACCAATCCCCAGCGACCATCGCGGCGTGGCTCGGCCAAGATGGTGCTGGCAGTCAGCCGCTCGGAACATTGCAATAGTCGACCGCTGCCATCGATCTCGGCTGAGAGCCCCGTGTTGGCAGCCACCAATATGGGCCGACGATTCTCAACGGCACACAGAATGGAACCCGCTAGATGGTGATCGAGCATCGAAGAGCCCTTGAACCAACTATCGTTGGTCAAGTTGACCAGCACATCGGGACTGGCATTCTGCCCCGCAAGCTGACGCAGTTGACGCCCAATCACGTGAGGCATCATGCTTTCAAAGCAGATGTTGGGTGCCACTTGCGCGTCGCCAATCGAGAATGACTTGGGCTGGTCGCCAGCTTGTAGGCTGGCAAAACTGAACATGCCTTCCAACCAGCCCAACAGTGGTCGTAGCGGGATGTACTCTCCAAACATGACCAGATGCATCTTACTGTAGACATCGGCCACTGCTCCATCGGCACCTAGCCACACAGCGGCGTTGAAACGGCGGACGTCGTCCGGCGAATAACGAATGTAATCGCAGCCTACCAACAGGTCCGGTGCAGGCAGGTTCTTTTCGGTTGAAGCTGTAGACGGATCTGCGGGCAGAGCATTGGGGTCCACCCCTCGGCTGGCCAGTAAGGCTTTTTGAACTTGTACGTCAAATCCCCGCCTCATCTGGGAAACATGGTCTTCTAAGTCCTGGCGATCAAGTCCCTGGGCTTGCAAATCTGACCTGAGCGCTGGTGGCATATCATCACCATCCAGTTCCCAACGAACAAGCGGTGACAGGGCGGTGAACGTCGATTCAGGCCACACCACCAAGTCCAACGCAAATGGTCCGCCAGCAGACCTCTCCGCCACCGCCTGTTGGCACAACAAGGCGTACTTGTCCCACGACCGACGGGCGCGGGCAACATACTCGTCGAAATCAGGACTCATTTCAAAAATGCTGGGCGTATTCTCTTGCAGCAGCAAGCAACGCAACACTGGAGGTTGAAGGGCCAGCGAGTCGGCTTGATGCAAACGCCATCGACCATAACCGGCAATAGCCATCAGCAACGATCCGGCGATCATGGCAGGGACAAGACTGTGACACCAACGCCTGGCCAACAGTCGCTGCGCGAATTCCAAGAGCCCGGCAGCGAACATCACCATACAAAAACTCAATCCACCGGTTCCAACCTGATCGACCATCTGGATGATCAACGGCTGCATGGCCTGCGAATGGGCCAGCGAGTTTGCTGCGTAGCCCGAGAATAGATGGGAGCGCCAGGTCTCACAACCTGTCCACACAACAGGTGCGGCCAACACCAGCGGCACACGCCAACGGTGAACGAGCAGGCGAGTTATACCGACCATCAGCGGAATATAAATCGCCAGGTACGCGGACATGGCCAACCAGCCGAAGTAGAGTGCCCAAAAGGCCAAGCGTACGCTATGTACCGCAACCAGCCAAAACAAACAGCCGCTGAGCCACAACGCCCAATAGCCTGCATACCCAACCGCTTGAGGACGCCTGCAAACTAGCAACCAGCCAATGGGTGCAATCCAGGCTAATGGATATAGGCCCGATGGCGGAAAGGCTAGCTGGAGCAGCACTGCGCTACACAGAGATGGAAGCAAGACGCCCTGAGTCCAACTGCTTTCACACTGGGCAGCATCAGCTGCACAGTCAACTTTTTTCGGCGTTGGCCGCTTCATGGAGTCCATTCCGAATGATTCATCCACTTTTGAAATTCGGGAATACCAACTGCGCTTAACTGGTGCCACCACTCGGACGCGACAGACTCTCAATTGGGCCACCACGTGGGTACAAACAGCAGTTTGCGGCACACTCGTCGGTCACAGGAGATAGGTTGCCAACGCAGGCGCGTGGTGTCGAGGGTTGCAAACGCTCGATGATCAGGTCCACAATCATTCGCACGAACTCAGGATGAGTTCCTACCGCCGGCGCTCGACTGTAAGCAACTCCCAATTTCTGGCACGCCTGCTGAGCTTCAAGGTCCAGGTCGTACAGCACCTCCAGGTGGTCGGTGACAAATCCCAACGGTACGACAATCACTGCTTTCACACCCTGCTGAGCCAAGTCACCCAGGCGGTCACCAATGTCGGGTTCCAGCCACGGCTGTTGCGGCGGTCCACTACGACTTTGATAGACCAATTCCCACTGAGCGCCCTGCCTGTCAGGATGGACCACTTGTCGAGCGATCAGCTCGGCTGATTCCGACAACTGCCGCACGTATTGGCAATGATCCGACATGGATATCGGTATGCTGTGAGCGGTATATAGCAGCTTGGCATCGGCACGCAGGTGCTGAGGCAGCTTTTCGATGGCCGATTGAACCAACTGGGCTTGGGCAGCAATGAATCGGGGATGATTGAAGCCAAAGCGCAAACGTGGCGCGGTGCGCGGTGCGTCAGGACCTAACTGGCTTTGCGCAGCGGCAATGTTCTCGCGATATTGTCGGCAGCCCGAGTACGAACTGAACATGTTCGTAAAGATCGGCAATGGTAGTCGATGACCGGCATGCTGAATCTCGCGCAGCGCATCGACTAGATAGGGTGACCAATTGCGATTACCCCAATAGATGGGCAGATCGATGCCAGCGGCCTGCAACTCTTGCTGTAATCGCGCGATTAAGTCGCGATTTTGAGCGTTGATCGGACTAACTCCACCGAAATGCAGATAATGTTCGGCCACTTCCAACAGTCGCTCGCGTGGCACCGGCTTGCCGCGCAGCACGTTTTCCAAGAACGGAATTACATCATCCGGACCTTCGGGCCCACCGAATGACACCCACAAGATACAGTCGATAGTGGATTGCTGGCTGTTCATCGCTGTTTATTGCAGCAGGTTAGGTATCGTCGGAGGCGGAGGCTCACTGGCAGGTGCCGCTTCAGCGGCACCATCATCTTTCGGCTCAATCACGTCAACAGCCGGTTGCCTGACGCGCGGTCGAGTATCGGTCGCAGACGACTTGCCGGGCATGACTTCGCCTAAGGGCGTACCGGACAAGCCCGCCAGCGCCAACGTGACGATCAAATACAGCGCGTAAAGCAGTAGGCCTTGGCCCAGTTCAATTTCTAAAGTCAACACCGCCGCTGCTGTTCCTAGCCCGATCATGACGGCGAACATCAACAACATTTCCAAAAGTGAAGTCTCGGCGGCGCTCTCATACCCGTTTAGGTAGGCGGGAATAAAGCGGTAGAGCGCCCATCCTAGTGCAAATACAACCGCGCAGATGAGACAGCGAACCCACAATTCGTGACCCTGAAAACCCTGCAGTTCATCGTCGCGCAAAAACCAGTAGCCTACAGCCACCAACGGAAGCGCCAGCAGCAGCCCCGCCGCGCCGACGATCCAGGCAGATGGCGGCTGGTTACTGAGCCTCAACCCGAAAGCCACGGCGAAGACTGTCAGTGTGCCGAGAGCCGCAGTCAATATGACTGGTAGGCTGAGCTTGACGTCTTGGCGGCCAATTGGCTTGAGTACCGACTTGCCCTTGCTGTCGGTGGGGCCCTTATCGGCAGGGGCATGAACCACTACCTGCTGAGCTAATTCCGGAATCTTGATCGTGGCCTTGCACTTGGGACAAGGCCCGCTTTTACCAGCGAATTTATCGCTGACGGAAAAGCGGGTAAAGCAAGTCGGGCAAGTTACTGGAATTGGCATGGTAACCGGTCGCGAATAGCAAACGTAACCAACCTATGCTTTGGCGGCCAATTCGCGCTTCTTGCGAGCGGCAATTACTTCCTCTTGAACATTGCTGGGGCACTTACGATAAGACAACAGCTCCATCGTAAACGTACCTTGCCCCTTAGTCATACTGCGCAAGTCGGTGGCGTATCCGAATGTTTCGGCCAGTGGCACCTCTGCAATGATATACGAAATGGAATCGCGAATGTCGGTTGACGAAATGAGGCCGCGACGCCGCACGACATCGCCGACCACGTCCCCTTGATAGGACTCGGGGCATTCCAGTTCGACCTTCATGATCGGTTCCAGCAGTACTGGCTTGGATTTCTGCATCGACTCGCGGAAGCAACCCTGAGCGCAAATGTAGAACGCTCGTTCGGAGGAATCCACGTCGTGGTAGCTGCCATCGCGCAGGTCGATCCGCACACCGACCACCGGATAGTCGGCCAGCGGCCCTTTGCCCACCGAGTCGCGCATACCCTTTTCGACTGGAGGAATGAACTGCTTGGGAATACGACCACCCACGATGTGCTCTTCAAATTCAAACTGTGTCTCGCCTTCGGGATCGATGGGACTGAGTTCGCCTTTGATGTGGGCGTATTGTCCGGAACCGCCAGTTTGCTTTTTGTGCTTATAGTCGAACTCAACCTTTTGAGTGGGCGTTTCGCGGTAGCTGACTTTGGGTGCTCCGGCCTGAACTTCGACTTTGTATTCACGGCGCATACGCTCGATGTAGATATCCAAGTGCAACTCGCCCATGCCGCAAATGATGGTTTCGCTGGTCTCTTCGTCGTTGTACACCTGGAACGTTGGGTCTTCCTTGCGGAAGCGCTGCAAGGCTTTGCTCATCTTGTCCGCATCGGCGCGGCTGGCGGGATTGACTGACATTTTGATCACTGGCTCAGGCAC
Proteins encoded in this window:
- a CDS encoding UTP--glucose-1-phosphate uridylyltransferase, coding for MTITTSAQLRADPLQVITAPDAAVRDLSLDAWCQGQNLSQLLNACQRLDEFRRQSDNLYHRVRALFFLYALHRFYLPCHLAERECGRIPAISYEHLLQRRFYESVSVMLAELTDNGPSIALSSGLATAYHRLAFQTLADQVRQSVRTVKGNQWMFRTGHPADTPLRIRTELLNRDPRGAFPVLRESTSVRMDFSHSGWSDIFFLGMDYPEGARVINASIDLAVRGKHARPQPPIECSLRVLDQPVLRLVSIDLQAATDITSLGEVFDFARDYLGLLKSAVIASGLVPPGMEGCESGIEAVLSRLVGPGLGLEIVSRVNDIPKGSRLAVSTNLLGSLISACMRATGQVTQLTGPLLEQDRRIVAARAILGEWLGGSGGGWQDSGGIWPGIKLIEGCLATEHDPEYGISRGRLLPRHHVFSPYEITASTRQGLQDSLVLVHGGMAQNVGPILEMVTEKYLLRSPGPWQARTQATQILTDIQIALQAGDLRRLGQLTDQNFAGPLQQIVPWCSNHFTERMIELSRARFGSRFWGFWMLGGMAGGGMGFLFDPTCKTQASGWLEQTLLDTKRQLEHCLPFAMDPVVYDFAINDHGTSAQLTAANHLPRGYYELIVPALLRQDIQSLSPLRRAELEEVGRLSRQPTGFDNVDSDFTKRLLERILPTTIHCDIASDSLDRMLDENGFDPIQHQQLREDLLNGRLGLAQNRMPASTTIEDVLPDDVIDVRRFNDLSWREKARQAIAEGQVAVFTLAAGVGSRWTQGAGVVKALHPFCKFGGRHRTFLDLHLAKSRQVGQQSGCYPAHIVATGYLTDAPIRQHLEQLSYSGAKIVSRGQSVGLRMIPTLRDLRYAWEELPQQLLDEQQEKVRQSVRVALRSWADTAGQAADYRDNLPKQCLHPVGHWYEVPNLLRNGVLSQLLKQQPQIRTILLHNVDTLGATIDPDVLAIHLHAGACLSFEVIARRLEDRGGGLARVDGRPRLVEGLAMPNEDLEFELSYYNSMTTWIDIDRLLELFGLSRGMLDQAALVDEAIRQFARRMPTYITLKDVKKRWGNGQEDVFPVTQFERLWGDMTALPEVSSQFIVVPRIRGQQLKEPAQLDGWLRDGSAAAIEQLCCW
- the aroF gene encoding 3-deoxy-7-phosphoheptulonate synthase, with protein sequence MIVVMEPGVTEQQIQHMADRIQQLGLKAHVIRGTERTVIAAVGDERITNPEALETGPGVAQVLPILAPYKMASRELKPQPTQVQVGSFRAGAGVIGVMAGPCSVESEEQLMACARAAKSAGATALRGGAFKPRTSPYSFQGMKEDGLKLLATARQETGLAVVTEVMSTESVDLVARYADILQIGARNMQNYRLLEAVGNTDRAILLKRGPSATMEEFLLAAEYILNEGNQQVMLCERGIRTFETHTRFTLPLASVAYLHRKTHLPVIIDPSHGTGHSYMVADMAVAAVAAGADGLMIEMHPCPEKALSDGYQSLDFQQFTELMQRCRRVAAAVDKTM
- a CDS encoding RluA family pseudouridine synthase, whose amino-acid sequence is MNNQAASAGDGQPFTVYHLGPSVSGLTLAAALKDSLGAVSWGQVRRWILARRVEINGNLCLDQARRVGPGDVVKLWSRPLPKPVDTNDIRLVHLDQHLLVVQKPAGITSVRHFEERGLGTRRRQLQPTLEELLPPVIARTLRMRWPPLPPKGQNRGTRHSKQRLVRSGATPVQPAYRLPAELQVIPVHRLDRHTSGLMLFARTRPAEQKLVAMFREHLIQRDYVGVCHGSLAAQTIRSLLIRDRGDGLRGSLPESADDQQREAAQLAVTHVLGCKPLAGGKYSLFRCRLETGRTHQIRIHLAEIGHRLCGEPLYIRDINGQQLTDDSGAPRQALHSDRLALMHPFTGQQLKFEMPWPRDLADWLRGL
- a CDS encoding ferrochelatase, producing the protein MNSQQSTIDCILWVSFGGPEGPDDVIPFLENVLRGKPVPRERLLEVAEHYLHFGGVSPINAQNRDLIARLQQELQAAGIDLPIYWGNRNWSPYLVDALREIQHAGHRLPLPIFTNMFSSYSGCRQYRENIAAAQSQLGPDAPRTAPRLRFGFNHPRFIAAQAQLVQSAIEKLPQHLRADAKLLYTAHSIPISMSDHCQYVRQLSESAELIARQVVHPDRQGAQWELVYQSRSGPPQQPWLEPDIGDRLGDLAQQGVKAVIVVPLGFVTDHLEVLYDLDLEAQQACQKLGVAYSRAPAVGTHPEFVRMIVDLIIERLQPSTPRACVGNLSPVTDECAANCCLYPRGGPIESLSRPSGGTS